Proteins encoded in a region of the Perognathus longimembris pacificus isolate PPM17 chromosome 11, ASM2315922v1, whole genome shotgun sequence genome:
- the LOC125359220 gene encoding low affinity immunoglobulin gamma Fc region receptor III-A-like isoform X1 — MFTGCSSMKQLLPLTVLLLLVSAGMTVADLPKAVVLLDPPWDRVLQEDSVTLKCQGTYPPGDNATQWLHNGSRISEQTFSYFIESARVEDSGEYRCQTGLSTLSDPVQLEVHIGWLLLQTTQQVFQEGETIWLKCHSWKNKPVQKVTYLRNGKGMKYFHWNSDFYIPDATHNHSGSYFCRGLIGHRNTSSEAVNIIVQGPASATVSRMLLWHQITFCLVMGVLFAINTGLYFSVWKNLRNSMEDRRKYKFQWSLDVQEQ, encoded by the exons ATGTTTACTGGATGCAGCAGCATGAAGCAGCTACTGCCACTAACAGTTCTGCTACTTCTAG tttcagCTGGCATGACAGTTG CAGATCTCCCAAAGGCTGTGGTGCTCCTCGATCCTCCATGGGATAGAGTACTCCAGGAAGACAGTGTGACTCTAAAGTGCCAGGGCACCTACCCTCCTGGGGACAATGCTACCCAGTGGCTACACAATGGAAGCCGCATCTCAGAGCAGACCTTCAGCTACTTCATTGAGTCTGCCAGGGTTGAGGACAGTGGAGAGTACAGGTGCCAAACAGGCCTCTCCACACTCAGTGATCCTGTGCAGCTGGAAGTCCACATTG GTTGGCTGCTGCTCCAGACCACTCAGCAGGTGTTCCAGGAAGGAGAGACCATTTGGCTTAAATGTCACAGCTGGAAAAATAAGCCTGTGCAAAAGGTCACATATTTACGGAATGGTAAAGGCATGAAGTATTTCCACTGGAATTCTGACTTCTACATCCCAGACGCCACACACAATCACAGCGGCTCCTACTTCTGCAGGGGTCTTATCGGACACAGAAACACGTCTTCAGAGGCTGTGAACATCATCGTTCAAG gtCCAGCATCTGCAACGGTCTCACGAATGCTGCTGTGGCACCAAATCACTTTCTGCCTGGTGATGGGAGTCTTGTTTGCAATAAACACGGGACTGTATTTCTCTGTGTGGAAAAACCTTCGAAACTCCATGGAAGACAGGAGGAAATACAAATTTCAGTGGAGCCTAGATGTTCAGGAGCAATGA
- the LOC125359220 gene encoding low affinity immunoglobulin gamma Fc region receptor III-A-like isoform X3 — protein MFTGCSSMKQLLPLTVLLLLADLPKAVVLLDPPWDRVLQEDSVTLKCQGTYPPGDNATQWLHNGSRISEQTFSYFIESARVEDSGEYRCQTGLSTLSDPVQLEVHIGWLLLQTTQQVFQEGETIWLKCHSWKNKPVQKVTYLRNGKGMKYFHWNSDFYIPDATHNHSGSYFCRGLIGHRNTSSEAVNIIVQGPASATVSRMLLWHQITFCLVMGVLFAINTGLYFSVWKNLRNSMEDRRKYKFQWSLDVQEQ, from the exons ATGTTTACTGGATGCAGCAGCATGAAGCAGCTACTGCCACTAACAGTTCTGCTACTTCTAG CAGATCTCCCAAAGGCTGTGGTGCTCCTCGATCCTCCATGGGATAGAGTACTCCAGGAAGACAGTGTGACTCTAAAGTGCCAGGGCACCTACCCTCCTGGGGACAATGCTACCCAGTGGCTACACAATGGAAGCCGCATCTCAGAGCAGACCTTCAGCTACTTCATTGAGTCTGCCAGGGTTGAGGACAGTGGAGAGTACAGGTGCCAAACAGGCCTCTCCACACTCAGTGATCCTGTGCAGCTGGAAGTCCACATTG GTTGGCTGCTGCTCCAGACCACTCAGCAGGTGTTCCAGGAAGGAGAGACCATTTGGCTTAAATGTCACAGCTGGAAAAATAAGCCTGTGCAAAAGGTCACATATTTACGGAATGGTAAAGGCATGAAGTATTTCCACTGGAATTCTGACTTCTACATCCCAGACGCCACACACAATCACAGCGGCTCCTACTTCTGCAGGGGTCTTATCGGACACAGAAACACGTCTTCAGAGGCTGTGAACATCATCGTTCAAG gtCCAGCATCTGCAACGGTCTCACGAATGCTGCTGTGGCACCAAATCACTTTCTGCCTGGTGATGGGAGTCTTGTTTGCAATAAACACGGGACTGTATTTCTCTGTGTGGAAAAACCTTCGAAACTCCATGGAAGACAGGAGGAAATACAAATTTCAGTGGAGCCTAGATGTTCAGGAGCAATGA
- the LOC125359220 gene encoding low affinity immunoglobulin gamma Fc region receptor III-A-like isoform X2 — protein MFTGCSSMKQLLPLTVLLLLVSAGMTVDLPKAVVLLDPPWDRVLQEDSVTLKCQGTYPPGDNATQWLHNGSRISEQTFSYFIESARVEDSGEYRCQTGLSTLSDPVQLEVHIGWLLLQTTQQVFQEGETIWLKCHSWKNKPVQKVTYLRNGKGMKYFHWNSDFYIPDATHNHSGSYFCRGLIGHRNTSSEAVNIIVQGPASATVSRMLLWHQITFCLVMGVLFAINTGLYFSVWKNLRNSMEDRRKYKFQWSLDVQEQ, from the exons ATGTTTACTGGATGCAGCAGCATGAAGCAGCTACTGCCACTAACAGTTCTGCTACTTCTAG tttcagCTGGCATGACAGTTG ATCTCCCAAAGGCTGTGGTGCTCCTCGATCCTCCATGGGATAGAGTACTCCAGGAAGACAGTGTGACTCTAAAGTGCCAGGGCACCTACCCTCCTGGGGACAATGCTACCCAGTGGCTACACAATGGAAGCCGCATCTCAGAGCAGACCTTCAGCTACTTCATTGAGTCTGCCAGGGTTGAGGACAGTGGAGAGTACAGGTGCCAAACAGGCCTCTCCACACTCAGTGATCCTGTGCAGCTGGAAGTCCACATTG GTTGGCTGCTGCTCCAGACCACTCAGCAGGTGTTCCAGGAAGGAGAGACCATTTGGCTTAAATGTCACAGCTGGAAAAATAAGCCTGTGCAAAAGGTCACATATTTACGGAATGGTAAAGGCATGAAGTATTTCCACTGGAATTCTGACTTCTACATCCCAGACGCCACACACAATCACAGCGGCTCCTACTTCTGCAGGGGTCTTATCGGACACAGAAACACGTCTTCAGAGGCTGTGAACATCATCGTTCAAG gtCCAGCATCTGCAACGGTCTCACGAATGCTGCTGTGGCACCAAATCACTTTCTGCCTGGTGATGGGAGTCTTGTTTGCAATAAACACGGGACTGTATTTCTCTGTGTGGAAAAACCTTCGAAACTCCATGGAAGACAGGAGGAAATACAAATTTCAGTGGAGCCTAGATGTTCAGGAGCAATGA
- the LOC125359220 gene encoding low affinity immunoglobulin gamma Fc region receptor III-A-like isoform X4, giving the protein MFTGCSSMKQLLPLTVLLLLDLPKAVVLLDPPWDRVLQEDSVTLKCQGTYPPGDNATQWLHNGSRISEQTFSYFIESARVEDSGEYRCQTGLSTLSDPVQLEVHIGWLLLQTTQQVFQEGETIWLKCHSWKNKPVQKVTYLRNGKGMKYFHWNSDFYIPDATHNHSGSYFCRGLIGHRNTSSEAVNIIVQGPASATVSRMLLWHQITFCLVMGVLFAINTGLYFSVWKNLRNSMEDRRKYKFQWSLDVQEQ; this is encoded by the exons ATGTTTACTGGATGCAGCAGCATGAAGCAGCTACTGCCACTAACAGTTCTGCTACTTCTAG ATCTCCCAAAGGCTGTGGTGCTCCTCGATCCTCCATGGGATAGAGTACTCCAGGAAGACAGTGTGACTCTAAAGTGCCAGGGCACCTACCCTCCTGGGGACAATGCTACCCAGTGGCTACACAATGGAAGCCGCATCTCAGAGCAGACCTTCAGCTACTTCATTGAGTCTGCCAGGGTTGAGGACAGTGGAGAGTACAGGTGCCAAACAGGCCTCTCCACACTCAGTGATCCTGTGCAGCTGGAAGTCCACATTG GTTGGCTGCTGCTCCAGACCACTCAGCAGGTGTTCCAGGAAGGAGAGACCATTTGGCTTAAATGTCACAGCTGGAAAAATAAGCCTGTGCAAAAGGTCACATATTTACGGAATGGTAAAGGCATGAAGTATTTCCACTGGAATTCTGACTTCTACATCCCAGACGCCACACACAATCACAGCGGCTCCTACTTCTGCAGGGGTCTTATCGGACACAGAAACACGTCTTCAGAGGCTGTGAACATCATCGTTCAAG gtCCAGCATCTGCAACGGTCTCACGAATGCTGCTGTGGCACCAAATCACTTTCTGCCTGGTGATGGGAGTCTTGTTTGCAATAAACACGGGACTGTATTTCTCTGTGTGGAAAAACCTTCGAAACTCCATGGAAGACAGGAGGAAATACAAATTTCAGTGGAGCCTAGATGTTCAGGAGCAATGA
- the LOC125359222 gene encoding low affinity immunoglobulin gamma Fc region receptor III-like produces MSQMFQNVQPWSQWLLQPLTILLVFASVDRQTANLPKAVVKLEPPWIQVLQEDNVTLTCQGPHSPGNHSTQWLHNGQAISGQVQPSYNFQAKKNDSGEYRCQMSQTSPSDPVHLDVIADWLLLQTPQLVFQEGDTIVLRCHSWRNKLLSRITFYQNGISKKFSHSVSNFSLPNANLNHSGDYYCTGNIGRASHSSKSVAITVQSPASPSISLWYQVPFFLMMVIIFAVDTGIYFSVHRDL; encoded by the exons ATGTCCCAAATGTTTCAGAATGTACAACCTTGGAGTCAATGGCTGCTTCAACCACTGACAATTTTACTGGTGTTTG CTTCTGTAGATAGGCAAACTG CAAATCTCCCCAAGGCTGTGGTGAAACTTGAGCCCCCATGGATCCAGGTGCTCCAGGAAGACAACGTGACACTCACCTGCCAGGGGCCCCACAGCCCTGGGAACCACTCCACACAGTGGCTCCACAACGGGCAAGCCATCTCAGGCCAGGTCCAGCCCAGCTACAACTTTCAGGCCAAGAAAAATGACAGCGGGGAGTACAGGTGCCAGATGAGCCAGACCAGCCCAAGTGACCCTGTGCATCTGGATGTGATAGCCG ATTGGCTGCTGCTTCAGACCCCTCAACTGGTGTTCCAGGAGGGGGATACCATTGTGCTGAGGTGCCACAGCTGGAGGAACAAATTGCTGAGCAGGATCACATTCTACCAGAATGGAATATCCAAGAAATTTTCCCATTCCGTTAGCAACTTCTCCCTCCCCAATGCCAATCTTAATCACAGTGGTGATTACTACTGCACAGGAAATATAGGAAGGGCATCCCACTCATCCAAGTCTGTGGCCATCACTGTCCAAA GTCCAGCAAGTCCATCCATCTCTCTATGGTACCAGGTTCCTTTCTTCCTGATGATGGTAATCATATTCGCAGTGGACACTGGGATATACTTCTCTGTGCACAGAGACCTTTGA